One region of Mangifera indica cultivar Alphonso chromosome 3, CATAS_Mindica_2.1, whole genome shotgun sequence genomic DNA includes:
- the LOC123210647 gene encoding ATP-dependent RNA helicase DEAH12, chloroplastic-like → MAQELECAPELAVDDFYLSVLSEEEYCDQQAILPVSDSKYAEELQFQEAFMASMVSFQMTDRSDITIPSSPLMVIQATEDQHKPHLLDHSEESMKMSMVKMESGESPQTFCEICAERKEIDEIFKTESCVHSYCRDCISKYVATKLQDKVITVTCPGLNCKSILEIDFFRPLLPKGVVKIWEEAICEEMIDVSRRFHCPFKDCSAMLVIEIDGEVITSAECPFCHRLFCAQCDVPWHCGMECGEYKSLNADERGREDLMVRELAKEKEWARCPKCKYYVERTEGCPNMTCRCKSLSFTIDVTQSGIDAIAVARDSSRLFQACMKNKNISLSYTD, encoded by the exons ATGGCACAAGAATTGGAGTGTGCCCCTGAGCTTGCTGTTGATGATTTTTACCTCTCAGTTCTTTCTGAAGAAGAATACTGTGATCAACAAGCCATTCTCCCAGTTTCTGACTCCAAATATGCTGAAGAGTTGCAGTTCCAGGAGGCCTTTATGGCTTCCATGGTCAGTTTTCAGATGACCGACAGGAGTGACATAACTATTCCATCATCCCCTTTAATGGTTATCCAAGCAACTGAAGATCAACATAAGCCTCATCTTTTGGACCACTCTGAGGAGTCAATGAAGATGTCAATGGTGAAAATGGAATCTGGTGAGTCCCCTCAAACTTTCTGTGAGATTTGtgctgaaagaaaagaaattgatgaaatttttaaaactgagaGTTGTGTTCACTCGTATTGCCGTGATTGTATAAGCAAATATGTCGCTACAAAGCTTCAGGATAAGGTTATCACAGTGACTTGTCCTGGTTTGAACTGCAAATCCATCctggaaattgatttttttaggcCTTTGCTTCCGAAGGGTGTGGTTAAAATTTGGGAGGAGGCCATTTGCGAAGAGATGATTGATGTTTCACGGAGGTTTCACTGTCCATTCAAGGATTGTTCAGCCATGTTGGTGATTGAAATCGATGGAGAAGTTATAACAAGTGCTGAATGTCCTTTTTGTCACAGATTGTTCTGTGCACAGTGTGATGTTCCATGGCATTGTGGGATGGAGTGTGGGGAGTATAAGAGTCTCAACGCAGATGAAAGAGGGAGGGAAGATCTCATGGTGAGAGAGCTGGCTAAGGAGAAGGAATGGGCCAGATGCCCCAAGTGCAAATACTATGTTGAAAGGACTGAAGGTTGCCCAAATATGACTTGCAG GTGCAAGAGTTTGAGTTTTACTATTGATGTAACACAGAGTGGGATAGACGCCATAGCGGTTGCCAGAGACAGTAGCAGATTATTTCAAGCCtgcatgaaaaataaaaatataagtttatctTATACTGATTAG